The following are encoded in a window of Rosa chinensis cultivar Old Blush chromosome 4, RchiOBHm-V2, whole genome shotgun sequence genomic DNA:
- the LOC112197898 gene encoding protein PHYLLO, chloroplastic isoform X6 translates to MLLLTNSLSFLHSNTRSLPHTKPSAPPPFPFLHPNSRHLRLPPNSKVVRGVRFDGPAIDISQVTHTDDGDLIIETCLTRNLTPALSIEQGLESIKEAVEELKLHPPSTCSGILRFQVAVPPSAKALNWFCCQPESSAVYPLFFVSKETENPSYKSLYVNETRGVFGIGAAIYFTPSSNSSSSIKRILSNESAFVIAYGFMDINYDQESSYMKHEPGSYYFFIPQIELHEHEGASVLAATIGWSESSLCTFEEAVLSYELCFNQVTCQVCSTTKKSHTTNIRSTLRKLNLLEDGMVSMVHMNMLLAGGKNILSDIMALKEAPSSSQFCVRLSPTMAVANKMLDHASKMCFSVQDCGNINTVWASLIVEECSRLGLTYFCVAPGSRSSPLAVAASTHPLITCIVCYDERSLAFHAVGYARGSGKPAVIITSSGTAVSNLLPAVVEASQDFVPLILLTADRPAELQDAGANQAINQVNHFGSFARFFFSLPAPTDHISARMVLTTLDNAVHWATSSPCGPVHINCPFREPLEDSPRKWMLSCLNGLNHWMSNSEPFTKYIQVQHAHTSNDGCGGMSEILNVIKGTNKGLLLIGAIHSEDEMWAVLLLAKHLHWPVIADILSGLRLRKLLTSFPEVDNDLLFVDHLDHALLSDSVSKWINIDVIIQIGSRITSKRIAKMLEESFPCSYIMVDKHPFRHDPSHIVTHRVHSNIFEFADYILKAEFPHLSKEWSTYLQMINAMVERELSFQISARHSLTEPQVAYLISEALSAESALFIGNSMAIRDADMYGRGWSEYTRSIVAMNYKLPCQMIRVAGNRGASGIDGLLSTAVGFAVGCNKRVLCVIGDVSFLHDTNGLAIVNQRTFRKPMTIVVINNHGGAIFSLLPLADRVRPRILNQYFYTSHNISIRELCVAHGVMHLHATTKLDFEEALFTSQHGGMDCVIEVESCIDTNASFHSTLKTFACQAADQVIKPSSQDSILDGTLLCRVHRMEYSLFRMPLCAPHTMVSVDGGTTSFHREGFILTLYFEDGSFGLGEVSPLDIYKENLLDVEEQLRFLIHMMKGSHISCFLPLLKGSFSSWIWSNLGILPCTLFPSVRCGLEMAILNAIANRKGSNLLGILHPQIVGDIFKSSSTVQICALVDSSGTPTQVADAIATLVEEGFTAVKIKVARCGSPLQDAAVIQEVRKKVGYHIKIRADANRNWTYDEAIQFGSLVKDCDLQYIEEPVQIEEDIIKFCKESGLPVALDETIDNIGEHPLIKLSKYAHPGIVAVVIKPSVVGGFENAAIIAQWAQQHQKMAVVSAAFESSLGLSAYIQFSCYLNQMNSEICTMMNYPLASSIAHGLGTYRWLKEDLTTTPLKINRNPRSGFVEASVADSDRVLQQFQINGNIIHRRVTGEQVCIYQLPLDSKGLSCSIKIQEIGQGYDDNVFVFLHGFLGTGEDWIAIMKALSGCGRCVSIDLPGHGGTKIQSHGDKDAVQASGLCVEVVADLLCKVIEHITPGKVTLVGYSMGARIALCMALKLTKKVKGAIIISGSPGLNDGMARKIRRAEDDSRARFLVAYGLKHFLDTWYAGELWNSLREHPHFHQIAANRLHHGDVQSLAKVLSALSVGRQLPLWEDLKHCKTPLLLIVGEKDKKFKTIAQDMFLAIGSGNGKLTGDDGAPNDLCEIVEIPDCGHAAHLENPLPVIRALRQFVTKLN, encoded by the exons ATGCTACTACTcacaaactctctctctttcctacACTCCAACACAAGGTCTCTCCCTCACACCAAACCCTCGGCGCCGCCGCCTTTCCCGTTCCTTCACCCAAACTCCCGCCATCTCCGCCTCCCTCCTAACTCCAAG GTCGTTCGAGGCGTTAGATTCGACGGCCCGGCCATCGATATCAGCCAAGTGACGCACACCGACGACGGCGATTTGATAATCGAGACTTGCCTCACGCGGAACTTGACTCCGGCGTTGTCTATTGAGCAAGGGCTTGAGAGTATCAAGGAGGCGGTTGAGGAGTTGAAGCTCCATCCTCCTTCAACTTGTAGTGGAATTCTCAGGTTTCAG GTAGCTGTGCCGCCGAGTGCGAAAGCCTTGAACTGGTTTTGCTGCCAACCGGAGTCGTCTGCGGTCTATCCACTGTTTTTTGTTTCCAAGGAAACTGAAAATCCGAGCTATAAATCATTGTATGTGAATGAAACTCGAGGAGTTTTCGGAATCGGTGCTGCAATTTACTTCACACcttcttctaattcttcttcttcgatcaAAAG AATTCTATCAAATGAATCAGCTTTTGTAATAGCTTATGGTTTTATGGATATTAATTACGACCAAGAGTCGTCTTATATGAAGCATGAGCCAGGTTCATATTACTTTTTTATTCCTCAG ATTGAGTTACATGAGCATGAGGGCGCTTCTGTATTAGCAGCAACTATTGGTTGGAGTGAGTCTTCCCTTTGTACATTTGAGGAAGCTGTTCTTTCTTATGAGTTATGTTTCAACCAG GTTACCTGTCAAGTTTGTTCCACAACAAAGAAATCCCACACCACAAATATAAGATCTACTCTTAGGAAGCTCAATCTTCTGGAGGATGGAATGGTTTCTATG GTACACATGAACATGCTGTTAGCAGGTGGAAAAAACATTTTGTCTGACATCATGGCACTG AAAGAGGCTCCGTCTTCCTCCCAGTTTTGTGTGAGGCTATCACCTACCATGGCTGTTGCTAATAAAATG TTGGATCATGCCAGTAAAATGTGCTTCTCAGTGCAAGATTGTGGCAACATCAACACTGTTTGGGCATCACTTATAGTTGAAGAATGTTCTCGACTTGGTTTGACG TATTTTTGTGTAGCTCCAGGATCAAGATCATCCCCCCTTGCTGTTGCTGCATCCACTCATCCACTTATTACATGTATTGTATGTTATGATGAACGCTCACTTGCATTTCATGCTGTTGGGTATGCAAGAGGATCTGGCAAACCAGCAGTAATCATAACATCATCTGGCACTGCAGTTTCAAATCTTCTTCCTGCT GTGGTCGAGGCTAGTCAAGATTTTGTACCACTTATATTGCTCACAGCTGATCGTCCTGCAGAACTTCAGGATGCTGGAGCAAACCAAGCAATCAATCAG GTAAACCATTTTGGCTCTTTTGCACGGTTTTTCTTTAGCCTTCCTGCACCCACAGATCATATTTCAGCTCGCATGGTGCTTACAACACTCGACAATGCTGTACATTGGGCAACCTCTTCACCATGTGGGCCTGTTCATATTAACTGTCCTTTCAGGGAGCCACTAGAAGATAGCCCTAGAAAATGGATGTTGAGTTGTTTAAATGGATTAAACCATTGGATGTCTAATTCTGAACCATTTACCAAGTATATTCAAGTACAACATGCTCATACAAGCAATGATGGTTGTGGCGGAATGTCAGAAATTCTAAATGTAATTAAGGGAACTAACAAGGGTCTTCTACTTATCGGTGCAATCCATTCAGAAGATGAGATGTGGGCAGTTCTTCTCTTGGCTAAACACCTTCACTGGCCTGTTATAGCTGACATCTTGTCAGGATTACGATTGAGAAAGCTTTTGACTAGTTTCCCTGAAGTTGACAATGATTTATTGTTTGTTGATCATCTTGACCATGCCCTACTGTCAGATTCTGTCAGTAAATGGATTAACATTGATGTGATTATTCAG ATTGGGAGCAGGATTACAAGCAAGCGTATTGCTAAGATGCTAGAGGAATCCTTTCCCTGCTCATATATCATGGTTGACAAGCATCCATTTCGTCACGATCCTTCTCATATTGTAACTCATAGAGTCCACAGTAACATTTTTGAATTTGCTGATTATATCCTTAAAGCTGAATTTCCCCATCTCAGCAAGGAATGGAGCACTTATCTTCAAATGATAAATGCAATG GTTGAAAGGGAGTTGTCATTTCAAATTTCTGCTAGACACTCCTTGACAGAACCTCAAGTCGCATACCTAATTTCAGAAGCACTTTCAGCTGAATCTGCTCTTTTCATTGGGAACAGTATGGCAATACGTGATGCAGATATGTATGGGCGTGGTTGGTCAGAGTATACACGTAGTATTGTTGCCATGAATTATAAACTACCCTGTCAAATGATTCGGGTGGCTGGGAATAGAGGTGCAAGTGGTATTGATGGGTTACTCAGTACAGCTGTTGGCTTTGCTGTAGGATGCAATAAACGA GTACTTTGCGTGATTGGGGATGTTTCCTTCCTCCATGATACAAATGGCTTAGCAATTGTGAACCAGAG GACGTTCCGGAAACCAATGACAATAGTTGTGATTAACAATCATGGTGGTGCAATATTCAGTCTCCTTCCTCTTGCAGATAGAGTCAGACCAAGAATACTAAACCAATATTTCTACACTTCTCACAACATATCAATCCGTGAGCTTTGTGTAGCACATGG TGTGATGCATCTACATGCGACGACAAAGTTGGATTTTGAAGAAGCGTTATTCACATCTCAACATGGAGGGATGGATTGTGTCATTGAAGTTGAGAGCTGCATAGATACCAATGCCAGCTTTCACAG TACTTTAAAAACATTTGCATGCCAAGCAGCAGATCAAGTCATAAAGCCTTCTAGTCAAGACTCGATATTAGATGGCACTTTACTCTGCAGAGTCCATAGAATGGAGTACTCACTGTTTAG AATGCCACTGTGTGCTCCTCATACTATGGTTTCTGTTGATGGCGGTACCACCAGCTTCCACAGGGAAGGGTTTATTTTAACTTTGTATTTTGAAGATGGAAGCTTTGGGCTTGGCGAG GTTTCACCCCTAGACATCTACAAAGAAAACCTTCTAGATGTAGAAGAGCAACTGAGGTTTCTCATCCATATGATGAAAGGATCTCATATCAGTTGCTTCCTTCCTCTGCTAAAGGGCTCGTTTTCATCTTGGATATGGTCCAACCTTGGAATCCTG CCATGTACGCTCTTTCCTAGTGTGAGATGTGGTTTGGAAATGGCAATTCTCAATGCCATAGCAAATAGAAAAGGTTCCAATTTATTAGGAATACTCCATCCCCAGATAGTTGGAGATATATTTAAATCGTCGTCAACAGTTCAGATTTGTGCCCTTGTTGATTCCAGTGGGACACCCACACAAGTAGCTGATGCTATTGCTACACTTGTTGAAGAAGGATTTACTGCAGTAAAGATTAAG GTAGCTCGTTGTGGGAGTCCCTTACAGGATGCTGCAGTTATACAAGAAGTAAGAAAAAAAGTTGGATACCATATTAAAATTCGTGCAGATGCCAATCGGAACTGGACCTATGATGAAGCTATCCAGTTTGGTTCCTTGGTAAAGGATTGTGATCTGCAGTATATTGAG GAACCTGTTCAAATTGAAGAAGATATTATCAAGTTTTGCAAAGAAAGTGGGTTGCCTGTGGCACTGGATGAAACTATTGACAATATTGGAGAACATCCACTTATAAAGCTCTCAAAGTATGCCCATCCAGGAATAGTAGCTGTT GTCATCAAGCCAAGTGTTGTTGGTGGCTTTGAAAATGCAGCAATAATTGCCCAATGGGCCCAGCAGCACCAGAAAATGGCTGTTGTTAGTGCTGCATTTGAAAGCAGCCTAGGTTTGTCAGCATATATTCAGTTTTCCTGTTATCTCAACCAGATGAATTCAGAGATTTGTACAATGATGAACTATCCATTAGCCTCATCCATAGCCCATGGGTTAGGAACTTACCGCTGGCTAAAAGAAGATTTGACGACTACTCCTCTCAAGATAAATCGTAATCCACGTAGTGGGTTCGTAGAAGCATCTGTTGCTGATTCTGATCGAGTTCTGCAGCAATTTCAAATCAATGGAAACATAATTCATAGAAGGGTTACTGGAGAGCAAGTTTGTATATACCAGTTGCCTTTAGATTCAAAGGGTTTATCTTGCTCCATCAAAATTCAGGAGATTGGACAAGGATATGAT GATAATGTATTTGTATTTCTTCATGGGTTTCTTGGAACTGGTGAAGATTGGATTGCTATCATGAAGGCCTTATCAGGATGTGGAAGATGCGTTTCTATTGACCTTCCTGGTCATGGTGGAACCAAGATACAAAGTCATGGTGATAAGGATGCTGTACAGGCTTCAGGTTTGTGTGTTGAGGTAGTTGCCGATCTTTTATGTAAAGTGATTGAGCATATTACTCCTGGGAAGGTTACCCTTGTCGGATATTCTATGGGAGCCAGGATCGCCCTTTGCATGGCTCTGAAGCTTACTAAAAAA GTTAAGGGAGCTATTATCATATCTGGCAGCCCTGGATTAAACGATGGAATGGCAAGAAAAATTCGTAGAGCTGAAGATGACTCTAGAGCACGCTTCCTTGTTGCATATGGCTTAAAGCACTTTCTAGACACCTGGTATGCTGGAGAGCTTTGGAACAG CTTAAGGGAACACCCTCACTTTCATCAGATAGCCGCCAACCGCCTGCATCATGGAGATGTGCAGAGTCTTGCTAAAGTTCTGTCTGCTTTAAGTGTTGGGAGGCAGCT GCCATTGTGGGAAGACTTGAAGCACTGCAAAACGCCTCTTTTGCTCATTGTTGGAGAgaaagataaaaaattcaagacAATAGCTCAGGATATGTTCCTTGCGATTGGTAGTGGCAATGGCAAATTGACTGGAGATGATGGCGCACCCAACGACCTTTGTGAGATTGTTGAGATCCCAGATTGTGGACATGCTGCTCATCTGGAAAACCCTCTCCCTGTAATCAGGGCATTAAGGCAATTTGTGACGAAACTGAACTGA
- the LOC112197898 gene encoding protein PHYLLO, chloroplastic isoform X4: MLLLTNSLSFLHSNTRSLPHTKPSAPPPFPFLHPNSRHLRLPPNSKVVRGVRFDGPAIDISQVTHTDDGDLIIETCLTRNLTPALSIEQGLESIKEAVEELKLHPPSTCSGILRFQVAVPPSAKALNWFCCQPESSAVYPLFFVSKETENPSYKSLYVNETRGVFGIGAAIYFTPSSNSSSSIKRILSNESAFVIAYGFMDINYDQESSYMKHEPGSYYFFIPQIELHEHEGASVLAATIGWSESSLCTFEEAVLSYELCFNQVTCQVCSTTKKSHTTNIRSTLRKLNLLEDGMVSMVHMNMLLAGGKNILSDIMALLLQKEAPSSSQFCVRLSPTMAVANKMLDHASKMCFSVQDCGNINTVWASLIVEECSRLGLTYFCVAPGSRSSPLAVAASTHPLITCIVCYDERSLAFHAVGYARGSGKPAVIITSSGTAVSNLLPAVVEASQDFVPLILLTADRPAELQDAGANQAINQVNHFGSFARFFFSLPAPTDHISARMVLTTLDNAVHWATSSPCGPVHINCPFREPLEDSPRKWMLSCLNGLNHWMSNSEPFTKYIQVQHAHTSNDGCGGMSEILNVIKGTNKGLLLIGAIHSEDEMWAVLLLAKHLHWPVIADILSGLRLRKLLTSFPEVDNDLLFVDHLDHALLSDSVSKWINIDVIIQIGSRITSKRIAKMLEESFPCSYIMVDKHPFRHDPSHIVTHRVHSNIFEFADYILKAEFPHLSKEWSTYLQMINAMVERELSFQISARHSLTEPQVAYLISEALSAESALFIGNSMAIRDADMYGRGWSEYTRSIVAMNYKLPCQMIRVAGNRGASGIDGLLSTAVGFAVGCNKRVLCVIGDVSFLHDTNGLAIVNQRTFRKPMTIVVINNHGGAIFSLLPLADRVRPRILNQYFYTSHNISIRELCVAHGVMHLHATTKLDFEEALFTSQHGGMDCVIEVESCIDTNASFHSTLKTFACQAADQVIKPSSQDSILDGTLLCRVHRMEYSLFRMPLCAPHTMVSVDGGTTSFHREGFILTLYFEDGSFGLGEVSPLDIYKENLLDVEEQLRFLIHMMKGSHISCFLPLLKGSFSSWIWSNLGILPCTLFPSVRCGLEMAILNAIANRKGSNLLGILHPQIVGDIFKSSSTVQICALVDSSGTPTQVADAIATLVEEGFTAVKIKVARCGSPLQDAAVIQEVRKKVGYHIKIRADANRNWTYDEAIQFGSLVKDCDLQYIEEPVQIEEDIIKFCKESGLPVALDETIDNIGEHPLIKLSKYAHPGIVAVVIKPSVVGGFENAAIIAQWAQQHQKMAVVSAAFESSLGLSAYIQFSCYLNQMNSEICTMMNYPLASSIAHGLGTYRWLKEDLTTTPLKINRNPRSGFVEASVADSDRVLQQFQINGNIIHRRVTGEQVCIYQLPLDSKGLSCSIKIQEIGQGYDDNVFVFLHGFLGTGEDWIAIMKALSGCGRCVSIDLPGHGGTKIQSHGDKDAVQASGLCVEVVADLLCKVIEHITPGKVTLVGYSMGARIALCMALKLTKKVKGAIIISGSPGLNDGMARKIRRAEDDSRARFLVAYGLKHFLDTWYAGELWNSSLREHPHFHQIAANRLHHGDVQSLAKVLSALSVGRQLPLWEDLKHCKTPLLLIVGEKDKKFKTIAQDMFLAIGSGNGKLTGDDGAPNDLCEIVEIPDCGHAAHLENPLPVIRALRQFVTKLN, from the exons ATGCTACTACTcacaaactctctctctttcctacACTCCAACACAAGGTCTCTCCCTCACACCAAACCCTCGGCGCCGCCGCCTTTCCCGTTCCTTCACCCAAACTCCCGCCATCTCCGCCTCCCTCCTAACTCCAAG GTCGTTCGAGGCGTTAGATTCGACGGCCCGGCCATCGATATCAGCCAAGTGACGCACACCGACGACGGCGATTTGATAATCGAGACTTGCCTCACGCGGAACTTGACTCCGGCGTTGTCTATTGAGCAAGGGCTTGAGAGTATCAAGGAGGCGGTTGAGGAGTTGAAGCTCCATCCTCCTTCAACTTGTAGTGGAATTCTCAGGTTTCAG GTAGCTGTGCCGCCGAGTGCGAAAGCCTTGAACTGGTTTTGCTGCCAACCGGAGTCGTCTGCGGTCTATCCACTGTTTTTTGTTTCCAAGGAAACTGAAAATCCGAGCTATAAATCATTGTATGTGAATGAAACTCGAGGAGTTTTCGGAATCGGTGCTGCAATTTACTTCACACcttcttctaattcttcttcttcgatcaAAAG AATTCTATCAAATGAATCAGCTTTTGTAATAGCTTATGGTTTTATGGATATTAATTACGACCAAGAGTCGTCTTATATGAAGCATGAGCCAGGTTCATATTACTTTTTTATTCCTCAG ATTGAGTTACATGAGCATGAGGGCGCTTCTGTATTAGCAGCAACTATTGGTTGGAGTGAGTCTTCCCTTTGTACATTTGAGGAAGCTGTTCTTTCTTATGAGTTATGTTTCAACCAG GTTACCTGTCAAGTTTGTTCCACAACAAAGAAATCCCACACCACAAATATAAGATCTACTCTTAGGAAGCTCAATCTTCTGGAGGATGGAATGGTTTCTATG GTACACATGAACATGCTGTTAGCAGGTGGAAAAAACATTTTGTCTGACATCATGGCACTG CTTTTGCAGAAAGAGGCTCCGTCTTCCTCCCAGTTTTGTGTGAGGCTATCACCTACCATGGCTGTTGCTAATAAAATG TTGGATCATGCCAGTAAAATGTGCTTCTCAGTGCAAGATTGTGGCAACATCAACACTGTTTGGGCATCACTTATAGTTGAAGAATGTTCTCGACTTGGTTTGACG TATTTTTGTGTAGCTCCAGGATCAAGATCATCCCCCCTTGCTGTTGCTGCATCCACTCATCCACTTATTACATGTATTGTATGTTATGATGAACGCTCACTTGCATTTCATGCTGTTGGGTATGCAAGAGGATCTGGCAAACCAGCAGTAATCATAACATCATCTGGCACTGCAGTTTCAAATCTTCTTCCTGCT GTGGTCGAGGCTAGTCAAGATTTTGTACCACTTATATTGCTCACAGCTGATCGTCCTGCAGAACTTCAGGATGCTGGAGCAAACCAAGCAATCAATCAG GTAAACCATTTTGGCTCTTTTGCACGGTTTTTCTTTAGCCTTCCTGCACCCACAGATCATATTTCAGCTCGCATGGTGCTTACAACACTCGACAATGCTGTACATTGGGCAACCTCTTCACCATGTGGGCCTGTTCATATTAACTGTCCTTTCAGGGAGCCACTAGAAGATAGCCCTAGAAAATGGATGTTGAGTTGTTTAAATGGATTAAACCATTGGATGTCTAATTCTGAACCATTTACCAAGTATATTCAAGTACAACATGCTCATACAAGCAATGATGGTTGTGGCGGAATGTCAGAAATTCTAAATGTAATTAAGGGAACTAACAAGGGTCTTCTACTTATCGGTGCAATCCATTCAGAAGATGAGATGTGGGCAGTTCTTCTCTTGGCTAAACACCTTCACTGGCCTGTTATAGCTGACATCTTGTCAGGATTACGATTGAGAAAGCTTTTGACTAGTTTCCCTGAAGTTGACAATGATTTATTGTTTGTTGATCATCTTGACCATGCCCTACTGTCAGATTCTGTCAGTAAATGGATTAACATTGATGTGATTATTCAG ATTGGGAGCAGGATTACAAGCAAGCGTATTGCTAAGATGCTAGAGGAATCCTTTCCCTGCTCATATATCATGGTTGACAAGCATCCATTTCGTCACGATCCTTCTCATATTGTAACTCATAGAGTCCACAGTAACATTTTTGAATTTGCTGATTATATCCTTAAAGCTGAATTTCCCCATCTCAGCAAGGAATGGAGCACTTATCTTCAAATGATAAATGCAATG GTTGAAAGGGAGTTGTCATTTCAAATTTCTGCTAGACACTCCTTGACAGAACCTCAAGTCGCATACCTAATTTCAGAAGCACTTTCAGCTGAATCTGCTCTTTTCATTGGGAACAGTATGGCAATACGTGATGCAGATATGTATGGGCGTGGTTGGTCAGAGTATACACGTAGTATTGTTGCCATGAATTATAAACTACCCTGTCAAATGATTCGGGTGGCTGGGAATAGAGGTGCAAGTGGTATTGATGGGTTACTCAGTACAGCTGTTGGCTTTGCTGTAGGATGCAATAAACGA GTACTTTGCGTGATTGGGGATGTTTCCTTCCTCCATGATACAAATGGCTTAGCAATTGTGAACCAGAG GACGTTCCGGAAACCAATGACAATAGTTGTGATTAACAATCATGGTGGTGCAATATTCAGTCTCCTTCCTCTTGCAGATAGAGTCAGACCAAGAATACTAAACCAATATTTCTACACTTCTCACAACATATCAATCCGTGAGCTTTGTGTAGCACATGG TGTGATGCATCTACATGCGACGACAAAGTTGGATTTTGAAGAAGCGTTATTCACATCTCAACATGGAGGGATGGATTGTGTCATTGAAGTTGAGAGCTGCATAGATACCAATGCCAGCTTTCACAG TACTTTAAAAACATTTGCATGCCAAGCAGCAGATCAAGTCATAAAGCCTTCTAGTCAAGACTCGATATTAGATGGCACTTTACTCTGCAGAGTCCATAGAATGGAGTACTCACTGTTTAG AATGCCACTGTGTGCTCCTCATACTATGGTTTCTGTTGATGGCGGTACCACCAGCTTCCACAGGGAAGGGTTTATTTTAACTTTGTATTTTGAAGATGGAAGCTTTGGGCTTGGCGAG GTTTCACCCCTAGACATCTACAAAGAAAACCTTCTAGATGTAGAAGAGCAACTGAGGTTTCTCATCCATATGATGAAAGGATCTCATATCAGTTGCTTCCTTCCTCTGCTAAAGGGCTCGTTTTCATCTTGGATATGGTCCAACCTTGGAATCCTG CCATGTACGCTCTTTCCTAGTGTGAGATGTGGTTTGGAAATGGCAATTCTCAATGCCATAGCAAATAGAAAAGGTTCCAATTTATTAGGAATACTCCATCCCCAGATAGTTGGAGATATATTTAAATCGTCGTCAACAGTTCAGATTTGTGCCCTTGTTGATTCCAGTGGGACACCCACACAAGTAGCTGATGCTATTGCTACACTTGTTGAAGAAGGATTTACTGCAGTAAAGATTAAG GTAGCTCGTTGTGGGAGTCCCTTACAGGATGCTGCAGTTATACAAGAAGTAAGAAAAAAAGTTGGATACCATATTAAAATTCGTGCAGATGCCAATCGGAACTGGACCTATGATGAAGCTATCCAGTTTGGTTCCTTGGTAAAGGATTGTGATCTGCAGTATATTGAG GAACCTGTTCAAATTGAAGAAGATATTATCAAGTTTTGCAAAGAAAGTGGGTTGCCTGTGGCACTGGATGAAACTATTGACAATATTGGAGAACATCCACTTATAAAGCTCTCAAAGTATGCCCATCCAGGAATAGTAGCTGTT GTCATCAAGCCAAGTGTTGTTGGTGGCTTTGAAAATGCAGCAATAATTGCCCAATGGGCCCAGCAGCACCAGAAAATGGCTGTTGTTAGTGCTGCATTTGAAAGCAGCCTAGGTTTGTCAGCATATATTCAGTTTTCCTGTTATCTCAACCAGATGAATTCAGAGATTTGTACAATGATGAACTATCCATTAGCCTCATCCATAGCCCATGGGTTAGGAACTTACCGCTGGCTAAAAGAAGATTTGACGACTACTCCTCTCAAGATAAATCGTAATCCACGTAGTGGGTTCGTAGAAGCATCTGTTGCTGATTCTGATCGAGTTCTGCAGCAATTTCAAATCAATGGAAACATAATTCATAGAAGGGTTACTGGAGAGCAAGTTTGTATATACCAGTTGCCTTTAGATTCAAAGGGTTTATCTTGCTCCATCAAAATTCAGGAGATTGGACAAGGATATGAT GATAATGTATTTGTATTTCTTCATGGGTTTCTTGGAACTGGTGAAGATTGGATTGCTATCATGAAGGCCTTATCAGGATGTGGAAGATGCGTTTCTATTGACCTTCCTGGTCATGGTGGAACCAAGATACAAAGTCATGGTGATAAGGATGCTGTACAGGCTTCAGGTTTGTGTGTTGAGGTAGTTGCCGATCTTTTATGTAAAGTGATTGAGCATATTACTCCTGGGAAGGTTACCCTTGTCGGATATTCTATGGGAGCCAGGATCGCCCTTTGCATGGCTCTGAAGCTTACTAAAAAA GTTAAGGGAGCTATTATCATATCTGGCAGCCCTGGATTAAACGATGGAATGGCAAGAAAAATTCGTAGAGCTGAAGATGACTCTAGAGCACGCTTCCTTGTTGCATATGGCTTAAAGCACTTTCTAGACACCTGGTATGCTGGAGAGCTTTGGAACAG CAGCTTAAGGGAACACCCTCACTTTCATCAGATAGCCGCCAACCGCCTGCATCATGGAGATGTGCAGAGTCTTGCTAAAGTTCTGTCTGCTTTAAGTGTTGGGAGGCAGCT GCCATTGTGGGAAGACTTGAAGCACTGCAAAACGCCTCTTTTGCTCATTGTTGGAGAgaaagataaaaaattcaagacAATAGCTCAGGATATGTTCCTTGCGATTGGTAGTGGCAATGGCAAATTGACTGGAGATGATGGCGCACCCAACGACCTTTGTGAGATTGTTGAGATCCCAGATTGTGGACATGCTGCTCATCTGGAAAACCCTCTCCCTGTAATCAGGGCATTAAGGCAATTTGTGACGAAACTGAACTGA